In one Saccharibacillus brassicae genomic region, the following are encoded:
- a CDS encoding ABC transporter ATP-binding protein: MLHVSNVSKLFNSGTIDEKIALIGIELNLKPGDFVTVIGSNGAGKSTLMNMISGVMKPDTGEIRIGDRSVTALPEHRRSRWIGRVFQDPMAGTAPRMTIEENLAMAYLRGKRRGFSLGVSSARRKIFKAELSRLGIGLENRLSAKVGLLSGGERQALSLLMATFTRPQILLLDEHTAALDPSRAELITSLTDEIVRDMNLTTLMVTHNMEQAIRLGNRLVMMDKGRIILDIGEADKQHLTVERLMSEFERISGKKMADDRTLLG; the protein is encoded by the coding sequence ATGCTGCACGTATCGAACGTCTCCAAACTGTTCAATTCCGGTACCATCGACGAGAAAATCGCGCTGATCGGCATCGAGCTGAACCTGAAGCCGGGCGACTTCGTCACCGTCATCGGCAGCAACGGCGCGGGCAAATCGACGCTGATGAACATGATCTCCGGCGTCATGAAGCCCGATACCGGCGAGATCCGGATCGGCGACCGCTCCGTGACCGCCCTGCCCGAACACCGCCGCAGCCGCTGGATCGGCCGCGTCTTCCAGGACCCGATGGCCGGTACGGCCCCGCGCATGACCATCGAAGAGAATCTGGCGATGGCTTACCTGCGCGGCAAGCGCCGCGGCTTCTCGCTTGGCGTCAGCAGCGCCCGGCGCAAAATCTTCAAGGCCGAACTGAGCCGCCTCGGCATCGGGCTGGAGAACCGGCTGAGCGCCAAAGTCGGCCTGTTGTCCGGCGGCGAACGCCAGGCGCTGAGCCTGCTCATGGCGACGTTCACGCGTCCGCAGATTCTGCTGCTCGACGAACATACCGCCGCGCTCGATCCTTCCCGCGCGGAACTGATCACTTCGCTGACCGACGAGATCGTCCGCGACATGAACCTGACCACCCTGATGGTCACGCACAACATGGAGCAGGCAATCCGCCTCGGCAACCGCCTCGTGATGATGGACAAAGGCCGCATCATTCTCGACATCGGCGAAGCCGACAAGCAGCATCTGACCGTCGAGCGCCTGATGAGCGAATTCGAACGGATCAGCGGCAAGAAAATGGCGGACGACCGGACTTTGCTCGGTTAA
- the hprK gene encoding HPr(Ser) kinase/phosphatase, with translation MKSVTVENVVRALKLEVLSGADRLDREITRPKAHRPGLEFVGYFEYFPMNRVQVLGRKEITYLLQQSVEERRLHIGNIVKYHPPCFIVTTGQQEIPFLEMFCDQEGIPLLRTPEKTTEFLTKLDGYLLKALAPEMSIHGVCINVSGIGVLLRGRSGIGKSETAHTLIGRGHRFVADDVVVLKKLGPSTLLGTHNTITREFLALRSIGLINVVRQYGRTAFQDETRIVLDIELTPWEDKALNNDLEVADQFTEYLGVQIPHIEIQLQPGRDTSGLIEAAANNWYLKQLGYSAAEEFMGRLEEGAE, from the coding sequence ATGAAATCCGTTACCGTAGAAAATGTCGTCCGAGCGCTCAAGCTCGAAGTGCTGTCCGGAGCCGACCGGCTCGACCGCGAGATTACCCGTCCCAAAGCCCACCGCCCCGGCCTGGAATTCGTGGGCTATTTCGAGTATTTTCCGATGAATCGGGTGCAGGTGCTGGGCCGCAAAGAAATCACGTACCTGCTCCAGCAGAGCGTCGAAGAACGCAGGCTGCATATCGGCAATATCGTCAAATACCATCCGCCGTGCTTTATCGTGACGACGGGCCAGCAGGAGATCCCGTTTCTGGAAATGTTCTGCGATCAGGAAGGCATCCCGCTGCTGCGGACGCCCGAGAAGACGACCGAGTTCCTCACCAAGCTCGACGGCTACCTGCTGAAGGCGCTGGCGCCGGAGATGTCGATCCACGGCGTATGCATCAACGTCTCGGGGATCGGCGTCCTGCTGCGCGGGCGTTCGGGCATCGGCAAGAGCGAGACGGCGCACACGCTGATCGGCCGCGGCCACCGCTTCGTGGCGGACGACGTGGTCGTGCTCAAAAAGCTCGGCCCGTCCACGCTGCTCGGCACGCACAATACGATTACGCGGGAGTTTCTGGCGCTGCGCAGCATCGGGCTGATCAACGTCGTACGCCAGTACGGACGCACCGCGTTCCAGGACGAGACGCGTATCGTGCTCGATATCGAACTGACGCCGTGGGAAGACAAAGCGCTGAACAACGATCTGGAAGTGGCGGATCAGTTCACCGAATATCTCGGCGTCCAAATTCCGCATATCGAGATTCAGCTGCAGCCCGGCCGCGATACGTCGGGGCTGATCGAAGCCGCGGCGAACAACTGGTATTTGAAGCAGCTCGGGTACAGCGCGGCGGAGGAGTTTATGGGCCGGTTGGAAGAGGGCGCGGAGTGA
- a CDS encoding HesB/IscA family protein produces the protein MIEITESAASRIKGMLEQQETPGMFLRLGVASGGCSGFSYAMGFDNEESDADDVYMNIQDIKLVVSKEDLKYLNGLQVDFEESGMSGGFTIFNPNAVATCGCGSSFRTREEDETLAQPCD, from the coding sequence ATGATCGAAATCACGGAATCGGCCGCTTCGCGCATCAAAGGGATGCTGGAGCAGCAGGAGACGCCGGGCATGTTTCTTCGTTTGGGCGTAGCCAGCGGAGGCTGCAGCGGTTTTTCGTACGCAATGGGCTTTGACAACGAGGAGTCCGATGCGGACGACGTCTACATGAATATACAGGATATCAAATTGGTCGTATCCAAAGAGGACCTGAAATACCTCAACGGCCTGCAGGTGGATTTTGAAGAATCCGGCATGAGCGGGGGCTTCACCATCTTCAACCCGAATGCGGTCGCGACCTGCGGCTGCGGTTCTTCGTTCCGTACGCGGGAAGAAGACGAGACGCTGGCCCAACCCTGCGACTAA
- the mqnE gene encoding aminofutalosine synthase MqnE: MSTIINPTMDKRMAEIAEKVHNGQRLSLEDGVYLYQSEDILTIGQLANEVNLRKNGKKVYFIENMSLYFTNVCEAHCAFCNFRKDEGEEGSYTLSGSEMVRYVEENITPGVREFHIVGGHNNNVPFQYYVDSLAALNERFPEVTIKAYTAAEIDFFTRISGLSIEEVLRALQGAGLKSLTGGGAEILSDEYRQKMRVDKANVDRYLEVHRTAHKIGMRTHTTMLYGSIESHEDRINHMIQIRELQDETNGFMVFIPLSMQPKSRNASIMRRNSAYEDLKTIAISRLMLDNIDHIKAYFINIGTQLTQMALTFGASDAHGTIVKERISHAAGALTPEGLTRKELIWLIKGAGRIPVERDTFYNEVEVYE; this comes from the coding sequence ATGTCTACGATCATCAATCCCACCATGGATAAGCGCATGGCCGAAATCGCCGAGAAGGTTCACAATGGGCAGCGTTTGAGCTTGGAAGACGGCGTTTATTTATATCAGAGCGAAGATATTTTGACGATCGGCCAGTTGGCCAACGAAGTCAACCTGCGCAAGAACGGCAAAAAGGTCTATTTTATCGAAAATATGAGCCTGTACTTCACCAACGTCTGCGAAGCGCACTGCGCGTTCTGCAACTTCCGCAAAGACGAGGGCGAAGAAGGTTCGTACACGCTGAGCGGCAGCGAAATGGTCCGCTACGTCGAAGAGAACATCACGCCGGGCGTGCGCGAGTTCCATATCGTCGGCGGCCATAACAACAACGTGCCGTTCCAATACTACGTCGATTCCCTGGCCGCGCTGAACGAGCGTTTCCCGGAAGTGACGATCAAAGCGTACACGGCGGCGGAGATCGACTTCTTCACCCGCATCAGCGGACTGTCGATCGAAGAAGTGCTGCGCGCGCTTCAGGGCGCGGGCCTCAAATCGCTGACCGGCGGCGGCGCGGAGATTCTCTCCGACGAATACCGCCAGAAAATGCGCGTCGACAAAGCGAACGTGGACCGGTATCTCGAAGTGCACCGCACCGCCCACAAGATCGGTATGCGCACGCACACGACGATGCTGTACGGTTCGATCGAGAGCCACGAAGACCGCATCAACCACATGATCCAGATCCGCGAGCTTCAGGACGAGACGAACGGATTCATGGTGTTCATTCCGCTGTCCATGCAGCCCAAGAGCCGCAATGCCAGCATTATGCGCCGCAACTCGGCCTACGAAGATCTCAAGACGATCGCGATCAGCCGTCTGATGCTCGACAACATCGATCATATCAAAGCGTACTTCATCAATATCGGCACGCAGCTGACGCAGATGGCGCTGACGTTCGGAGCTTCGGACGCGCACGGCACCATCGTCAAGGAACGGATCAGCCACGCCGCGGGCGCGCTGACTCCGGAAGGCTTGACGCGCAAGGAACTGATCTGGTTGATCAAGGGAGCGGGCCGCATCCCGGTAGAACGCGACACGTTCTACAACGAAGTCGAAGTGTACGAGTAG
- a CDS encoding NAD(P)/FAD-dependent oxidoreductase, producing MKNLVILGGGYGGLTILDTLSENLPSDVNVTLIDRLPFMGLKTEYYALAAGTVSDHKLRIAFPNHPRITKHFGTVEQIDLENKKVLLQNDEPVPYDQLVVALGCTDNYHGVPGADEFTYSIQSLHASRRTNDKLSSLKPSAHVHIVGGGLSGIELAAELRESRHDLRITLLDRGERLLSSYQPRISRYVQDWFKKHDVEVCHKVSISRVEQDALYNGDELMHTDAVVWTAGIQPVDVVQNMNVTKDRSGRVVINEYSQIETYPEVFVCGDCASLEFAPSAQAAEAQGEQIAHVLLAFWKNEKPKLKPMKLKGMLGSLGQKAGFGLNVIGDTSITGRVPRMLKSGVLWMSKHNLG from the coding sequence ATGAAAAATCTCGTTATTCTCGGCGGGGGCTACGGCGGCCTGACCATTCTCGATACCCTCTCGGAAAATCTTCCTTCGGACGTGAACGTGACGCTGATCGATCGGCTTCCTTTTATGGGACTCAAAACGGAATATTACGCGCTGGCGGCGGGAACCGTGTCCGACCACAAACTGCGGATCGCGTTCCCGAACCATCCCCGCATCACGAAGCATTTCGGTACGGTGGAGCAGATCGATCTGGAAAATAAAAAAGTGCTGCTGCAAAACGACGAGCCGGTTCCTTACGACCAGCTGGTCGTCGCGCTCGGCTGCACCGACAATTACCACGGCGTCCCTGGCGCGGACGAATTCACGTACAGCATCCAGTCGCTGCACGCTTCGCGCCGCACGAACGACAAGCTCAGCAGCCTCAAGCCTTCCGCCCACGTGCATATCGTCGGCGGCGGCCTCAGCGGCATCGAGCTTGCGGCCGAACTGCGCGAGAGCCGGCACGATCTGCGGATCACGCTGCTCGACCGCGGCGAGCGCCTGCTCTCGTCGTATCAGCCGCGGATCTCGCGCTACGTGCAGGACTGGTTCAAGAAACACGACGTCGAAGTGTGCCACAAAGTCTCGATCAGCCGCGTGGAGCAGGACGCGCTCTATAACGGCGACGAACTGATGCACACCGATGCCGTCGTCTGGACGGCCGGCATCCAGCCGGTCGACGTCGTGCAGAACATGAACGTCACCAAAGACCGTTCGGGCCGCGTCGTCATCAACGAATATTCGCAGATCGAGACGTACCCGGAAGTGTTCGTCTGCGGCGACTGCGCCAGCCTGGAGTTCGCTCCGAGCGCCCAGGCGGCGGAAGCGCAGGGCGAGCAGATCGCCCACGTGCTGCTCGCCTTCTGGAAAAACGAGAAGCCGAAGCTCAAGCCGATGAAGCTCAAAGGCATGCTTGGTTCCCTCGGCCAGAAAGCCGGCTTCGGCCTGAACGTCATCGGCGATACGTCGATTACCGGCCGCGTGCCGCGCATGCTCAAGAGCGGCGTCCTGTGGATGTCGAAGCATAATCTGGGGTAG
- a CDS encoding PRD domain-containing protein, which yields MIKIKKVLNSSVVLVEDDQGKEYIVFGKGIGYGQKTGSLIDENQVDQTFVPVEDVKVKEYLGMLDAIEPVYVELTREIMAYAERKLQTKLNPGTYFMLMDHLSFAVERYKKDINLTNKVFWEIKNYYPEEFEIGLFALHLMNERLELELPKEEAANIAFHLINAQGGKSESKDGMKYAKLIGSIVNLVRYSLHIDLDTENIHYTRFITHVKFFVERFYSDRMLQAKDDLLFEQIATLYPQAMDGAFKIKAYVEQVHGKVITNDELTYLAVHIHRLMSYNELE from the coding sequence ATGATCAAAATCAAAAAAGTGCTGAACTCCAGCGTCGTGCTCGTCGAGGACGATCAAGGCAAAGAATATATCGTTTTCGGCAAAGGCATCGGCTACGGGCAAAAAACGGGCAGTCTGATCGACGAGAACCAGGTCGACCAGACGTTCGTTCCGGTCGAAGACGTCAAAGTCAAAGAGTATCTCGGCATGCTGGACGCGATCGAGCCCGTCTACGTCGAACTGACGCGCGAGATTATGGCCTATGCCGAACGCAAGCTGCAGACGAAGCTGAATCCCGGCACGTATTTTATGCTCATGGACCATTTGAGCTTCGCCGTCGAACGCTACAAGAAAGACATCAACCTGACGAACAAAGTGTTCTGGGAGATCAAAAACTACTACCCGGAAGAGTTCGAGATCGGCCTGTTCGCGCTGCATCTCATGAACGAACGGCTGGAGCTTGAACTGCCCAAAGAAGAAGCCGCGAATATCGCTTTCCATTTGATCAATGCGCAGGGCGGCAAGTCCGAGTCGAAAGACGGGATGAAATACGCCAAGCTGATCGGCAGCATCGTCAATCTCGTCCGGTATTCGCTGCATATCGATCTGGATACGGAAAATATCCATTACACGCGGTTCATTACGCACGTGAAATTTTTCGTCGAGCGCTTCTATTCGGATCGGATGCTGCAGGCCAAAGACGATCTGCTGTTCGAGCAGATCGCCACGCTCTACCCGCAGGCGATGGACGGGGCATTCAAGATCAAAGCCTACGTGGAGCAGGTGCACGGAAAAGTCATTACGAACGACGAACTGACCTATCTGGCGGTGCATATCCATCGCCTGATGTCGTACAACGAGCTGGAGTAG
- a CDS encoding glycoside hydrolase family 1 protein: MTTYKGFPKNFMWGGAIAANQAEGAWNVDGKGPSVADVASYKPHLSVEDYAGHVGISTKMIEEAMADPSDRDYPKRRGIDFYHRYKEDLALFAEMGFKTLRVSIAWSRIFPTGEESVPNEKGLQFYENLFTEMKRLHIEPIVTLSHYEMPLALSLKYNGWYERKVVDYFVEFSRVCFTRYQNLVKYWLTFNEVDSINRHPFTTAGIIPDRCPEGQEDQVVYQALHHQLVASAMVTKDCHEIIPGSLMGCMLTKLTTYPNTCNPNDVEITLQRNLNNYFYSDVQVFGEYPILTERILASKGVHIRMEPGDREVLKAHTVDFVSFSYYMSLTESAEAGKERTAGNTIMGVKNPYLPSTDWGWQIDPVGLKISLIELYDRYKKPLIIVENGMGAVDEVAEDGSIHDEYRIQYFRDHFRQMKEAVEAGVDLFGYTSWAPIDLISASTSQMSKRYGFIYVDQDDLGNGTLARSRKDSFHWYKKVIETNGEEL; this comes from the coding sequence ATGACAACGTACAAAGGATTTCCGAAAAACTTTATGTGGGGCGGCGCTATCGCCGCCAATCAGGCGGAAGGCGCATGGAATGTAGACGGCAAAGGACCTTCGGTCGCCGACGTGGCCAGCTACAAGCCGCATTTGAGCGTGGAAGACTATGCCGGGCACGTGGGTATCTCCACGAAGATGATCGAAGAAGCGATGGCCGATCCGAGCGACCGGGATTATCCGAAACGCCGCGGCATCGATTTTTATCACCGGTACAAGGAAGACCTGGCGTTGTTTGCCGAAATGGGCTTCAAAACGCTGCGCGTCTCGATTGCGTGGAGCCGCATTTTCCCGACCGGCGAAGAAAGCGTGCCGAACGAGAAAGGGCTGCAATTTTACGAGAATCTGTTTACCGAAATGAAACGTCTGCATATCGAGCCGATCGTGACTCTGTCGCATTACGAAATGCCGCTTGCGCTCAGTCTCAAATATAACGGCTGGTACGAACGCAAAGTCGTCGACTATTTCGTGGAATTCAGCCGGGTCTGCTTCACGCGGTACCAAAATCTCGTCAAATACTGGCTTACCTTCAACGAAGTCGACAGTATCAACCGCCATCCGTTCACGACGGCGGGCATTATCCCCGACCGCTGCCCGGAAGGGCAGGAAGACCAGGTCGTGTACCAGGCGCTGCACCATCAGCTCGTCGCTTCGGCGATGGTGACCAAAGACTGCCACGAGATCATTCCCGGCAGCCTGATGGGCTGTATGCTGACCAAGCTGACGACGTATCCGAACACGTGCAACCCGAACGACGTGGAGATCACGCTTCAGCGCAACCTGAACAATTATTTCTATTCCGACGTGCAGGTGTTCGGCGAATATCCGATTCTGACCGAGCGCATTCTGGCAAGCAAAGGCGTGCACATCCGGATGGAACCGGGCGACCGCGAAGTGCTCAAAGCGCATACCGTCGACTTCGTGTCGTTCAGCTATTACATGTCGCTGACCGAATCGGCGGAAGCCGGCAAGGAACGCACAGCGGGCAATACGATCATGGGCGTCAAAAATCCGTATCTGCCGTCGACCGACTGGGGCTGGCAGATCGATCCGGTCGGTCTGAAAATCTCGCTGATCGAACTGTACGACCGCTACAAAAAGCCGCTGATTATCGTGGAAAACGGCATGGGCGCGGTCGACGAAGTGGCGGAAGACGGTTCGATCCACGACGAGTACCGTATCCAGTATTTCCGCGACCATTTCCGGCAGATGAAAGAAGCGGTGGAAGCCGGCGTCGATTTGTTCGGCTATACGAGTTGGGCGCCGATCGACCTGATCAGCGCTTCCACGTCGCAGATGTCCAAGCGTTACGGCTTCATCTACGTCGATCAGGACGATCTCGGCAACGGCACGCTTGCGCGCAGCCGCAAAGACTCGTTCCACTGGTACAAAAAAGTGATCGAGACCAACGGGGAAGAACTGTAA
- a CDS encoding beta-glucoside-specific PTS transporter subunit IIABC yields MDYKRTATDVLKHVGGKENVSHFEHCSTRLRFTLIDDNKADVPQLESVEGVIAVKMASQCQVVIGNEVLEVYDKVVDLLGPGHAGASSEDGGMAAGGDKPAEKRKWGAVFLDFLTGVFGPLVPAIAGGGVLKSLLLLLSVAGWIDSDGQTYKILFQIGDAPLYFLPLLVAVTTANKLKVSPLVALSAVGALLLPSMGAMLAEGSQLFGLTVRNIAYPYQVFPAILTVLLYAQMEKLFTRISPKVIRVFFVPMMALVITVPISLLLLGPLGYTLGEGFTSIILTLFDTVGWVAVALLAAVLPFVVSVGMHKALLPYAIATMGSAGKELLYLPASLAHNSAESGACFAVAIRTKDRRLRATAISAGVSALFGITEPALYGVTLQHKKVLWSVMAGSLVGGAYVGIVALQALVLVGPGLASLSMFIVEDLPGNIVNAIIGLLIALAASFAAALLLFKDSPAEAAAAAEAVPAPSRAAEERRQFAGSLQAAEIFKSPAIGEQIPLSDVNDEVFSTKAMGEGLAIVPSVGELYAPVDGRIEMVFGKKHAIAMSTTNGAELLFHVGIDTVRLKGKHFDPQVQAGDTVKAGDLLMKFDYAQIAAEGYDPVVLAIVTSKDRYRVDVANLRKVGRHDTLMTVTALTD; encoded by the coding sequence ATGGACTACAAACGCACCGCCACCGACGTGCTGAAGCATGTGGGCGGCAAAGAAAACGTGTCTCACTTCGAGCACTGCTCGACGCGGCTGCGCTTTACGCTGATCGACGACAACAAAGCCGACGTTCCGCAGCTCGAAAGCGTCGAAGGCGTGATCGCGGTCAAAATGGCGAGCCAATGCCAGGTCGTCATCGGCAACGAAGTGCTGGAAGTGTACGACAAAGTCGTGGACCTGCTCGGTCCGGGCCATGCCGGCGCTTCGTCCGAAGACGGCGGCATGGCCGCAGGCGGCGACAAACCGGCGGAGAAAAGAAAATGGGGCGCCGTATTCCTCGATTTCCTGACCGGCGTGTTCGGCCCGCTCGTGCCGGCGATTGCCGGCGGCGGCGTGCTCAAGTCGCTTCTGCTGCTGCTGAGCGTCGCCGGCTGGATCGATTCGGACGGGCAGACGTACAAAATCCTGTTCCAGATCGGCGATGCGCCGCTGTACTTCCTGCCGCTGCTCGTCGCGGTGACGACGGCGAACAAGCTGAAGGTCAGTCCGCTCGTCGCGCTGTCCGCGGTCGGCGCGCTGCTGCTGCCGAGCATGGGCGCGATGCTGGCGGAAGGCTCGCAGCTGTTCGGCCTGACGGTGCGCAATATCGCGTACCCGTACCAGGTCTTCCCGGCCATCCTGACCGTGCTGCTGTACGCGCAGATGGAGAAGCTGTTTACCCGCATCTCGCCGAAGGTCATCCGCGTCTTCTTCGTTCCGATGATGGCGCTCGTCATTACCGTGCCGATCTCGCTCCTGCTGCTCGGGCCGCTCGGCTATACGCTGGGCGAAGGCTTCACTTCGATCATCCTGACGCTGTTCGATACGGTGGGCTGGGTCGCCGTCGCGCTGCTGGCCGCCGTGCTGCCGTTCGTCGTCTCGGTCGGCATGCACAAAGCGCTGCTGCCGTACGCGATCGCCACGATGGGATCGGCCGGCAAGGAACTGCTCTATCTGCCGGCTTCGCTGGCGCATAACTCGGCGGAGAGCGGCGCCTGCTTCGCGGTCGCGATCCGCACCAAAGACAGACGGCTGCGCGCAACGGCGATCTCGGCCGGCGTCTCCGCGCTGTTCGGCATTACGGAACCGGCGCTGTACGGCGTCACCCTGCAGCACAAAAAAGTGCTGTGGAGCGTTATGGCCGGCTCGCTCGTGGGCGGCGCTTACGTCGGCATCGTCGCGCTGCAGGCGCTGGTGCTCGTCGGACCGGGACTCGCCAGCTTGTCGATGTTTATCGTCGAAGACCTGCCGGGCAATATCGTGAACGCCATTATCGGCCTGCTGATCGCGCTCGCCGCGTCGTTCGCCGCAGCTCTGCTGCTGTTCAAGGACAGCCCGGCCGAAGCCGCCGCAGCCGCCGAAGCCGTACCGGCTCCAAGCCGCGCGGCCGAGGAGCGGCGTCAATTCGCGGGCAGCCTGCAGGCCGCCGAGATCTTCAAAAGCCCGGCGATCGGCGAGCAAATTCCGCTGTCCGACGTGAACGACGAAGTCTTTTCGACCAAAGCGATGGGGGAAGGTCTGGCGATCGTTCCTTCCGTCGGAGAATTGTACGCCCCGGTCGACGGCAGGATCGAAATGGTGTTCGGCAAAAAGCACGCCATCGCCATGAGCACGACCAACGGCGCGGAGCTGCTGTTCCATGTCGGCATCGATACGGTCCGGCTCAAAGGCAAACATTTCGATCCGCAGGTGCAGGCCGGAGATACAGTCAAAGCCGGCGACCTGCTCATGAAATTCGACTATGCACAAATTGCGGCGGAAGGCTACGACCCGGTCGTGCTGGCCATCGTCACAAGCAAAGACCGTTACCGGGTCGACGTGGCCAACTTGAGAAAAGTCGGTCGTCACGATACGCTGATGACCGTGACCGCGCTGACCGACTAA
- a CDS encoding YuzB family protein codes for MIRPIIEFCASNMHHGTQELFDKLEANPEYDVIEYGCLGNCGQCDFGPYAMVNSDVVEAETVEALEKAIEAKMNEEDPWASLDLD; via the coding sequence ATGATCAGACCGATTATCGAGTTCTGTGCCAGCAATATGCACCACGGCACGCAGGAGCTGTTCGACAAGCTTGAAGCCAATCCCGAATACGATGTCATCGAATACGGCTGTCTCGGCAACTGCGGGCAATGCGATTTCGGCCCGTATGCGATGGTGAACAGCGATGTCGTCGAAGCGGAGACCGTAGAGGCGCTGGAGAAAGCGATCGAAGCGAAGATGAACGAAGAAGATCCTTGGGCGTCTCTGGATCTGGACTAG
- a CDS encoding NifU family protein, translating to MSESTQLDMYDEVLDVLDKLRPFLQRDGGDVELVDVEDGIVKLKLVGACGSCPSSTITLKAGIERALFEEVEGVNEVIQVF from the coding sequence ATGAGTGAAAGTACACAACTCGACATGTATGATGAAGTTCTGGACGTGCTGGACAAACTGCGTCCTTTCCTGCAGCGCGATGGCGGAGACGTTGAATTGGTTGACGTTGAAGACGGCATCGTGAAGCTGAAGCTCGTCGGCGCTTGCGGCAGCTGCCCAAGTTCCACGATTACGCTGAAAGCCGGTATCGAACGCGCCCTGTTCGAAGAAGTCGAAGGCGTAAACGAAGTTATCCAGGTCTTCTAA
- a CDS encoding MetQ/NlpA family ABC transporter substrate-binding protein codes for MKKWILAVLTLALVALLAACGNSSGGTTASTGTDAAGSGDAASTEAVTLKVGASPVPHAVILEHIKPALEKEGVNLEIVQFSDYILPNTQLAEKSLDANFFQTQSYLDVQNEKNGTDLVSVASVHIEPFAGYSKKIKSIDELADGATVAIPNDPTNTARALLLLQKQGLIKLKDGADITSTERDVTENTKNLKFLPIEAAAIPRQLDEVDLGMINANYALEADLSPGEDALFKEDSDVPYANLLVTRQDNKDSDAIKKLIAALNSEDTKAFIQEEYKGEIIPAF; via the coding sequence ATGAAAAAATGGATTCTCGCAGTACTCACGCTTGCGCTCGTCGCTCTGCTGGCCGCATGCGGCAACAGCAGCGGCGGTACCACGGCTTCGACAGGCACGGACGCTGCCGGTTCCGGCGACGCGGCTTCGACCGAAGCGGTCACGCTCAAAGTCGGCGCTTCTCCGGTCCCTCACGCCGTCATTCTGGAACACATCAAGCCTGCGCTGGAAAAAGAAGGCGTGAACCTGGAAATCGTCCAATTCTCGGATTACATCCTGCCGAACACGCAGCTGGCCGAGAAATCGCTTGACGCGAACTTCTTCCAGACCCAATCGTACCTCGACGTGCAAAACGAGAAAAACGGCACGGACCTGGTCAGCGTCGCTTCCGTACACATCGAACCGTTCGCCGGCTATTCCAAAAAAATCAAATCGATCGACGAGTTGGCCGACGGCGCGACCGTAGCCATCCCGAACGATCCGACCAATACGGCACGCGCGCTGCTGCTGCTGCAAAAACAAGGATTGATCAAGCTCAAAGACGGCGCGGACATCACGTCGACCGAGCGCGACGTGACAGAGAACACCAAGAACCTCAAGTTCCTGCCGATCGAAGCCGCAGCGATTCCGCGTCAGCTCGACGAAGTCGACCTGGGCATGATCAACGCCAACTACGCGCTTGAAGCCGACCTGTCCCCGGGCGAAGACGCCCTGTTCAAAGAAGACAGCGACGTACCTTACGCGAACCTGCTCGTTACCCGTCAAGACAACAAAGATTCCGACGCCATCAAGAAATTGATCGCGGCTCTGAACTCGGAAGATACCAAAGCGTTCATTCAAGAAGAATACAAAGGCGAGATCATTCCCGCTTTCTAA
- a CDS encoding methionine ABC transporter permease, producing MNGKLDFSQVNWEEFGKATVETLQMLGYSSLFTLLLGLPLGIVLFLWARSSSYVLRVLYSILSVIVNILRSVPFIILIIALIPITKEIVNTSIGVRGMIPPLVIGAAPFFARLVETALREVDRGVIEAAQSMGASTWQVVYKVILRESLPGLIAGFTVTVIALISYTAMSGLVGGGGLGTLAVNYGYYRYETAVMLVSLVLIVLMVQIIQMIGDRLVLHFTRK from the coding sequence ATGAACGGCAAACTCGATTTTTCGCAAGTCAACTGGGAAGAGTTCGGCAAAGCCACGGTCGAAACGCTCCAGATGCTCGGCTACTCCAGCCTGTTCACGCTGCTTCTCGGCCTTCCGCTCGGCATCGTGCTGTTCCTGTGGGCGCGGTCGTCGTCGTACGTGCTGCGGGTGCTGTACAGCATCCTGTCGGTGATCGTCAACATCCTGCGCTCGGTTCCGTTCATCATCTTGATCATCGCGTTGATTCCGATCACGAAGGAAATCGTCAACACTTCGATCGGCGTACGGGGCATGATTCCGCCGCTCGTCATCGGAGCCGCCCCGTTCTTCGCACGGCTCGTCGAGACCGCGCTGCGCGAAGTGGACCGCGGCGTGATCGAAGCGGCCCAGTCGATGGGCGCTTCCACGTGGCAGGTTGTGTACAAAGTCATCTTGCGCGAATCGCTGCCGGGCCTGATTGCGGGCTTCACCGTCACGGTCATCGCCCTGATCTCGTACACCGCCATGTCGGGGCTGGTCGGAGGCGGCGGCCTCGGCACGCTTGCGGTCAACTACGGCTATTACCGCTACGAGACAGCCGTCATGCTCGTATCGCTCGTGCTGATCGTGCTGATGGTACAGATCATTCAGATGATCGGCGATCGTCTGGTCCTTCATTTTACCCGGAAATAA